From Solanum lycopersicum chromosome 4, SLM_r2.1:
GGCCTTTAAACCATTCCCATTCACAGCAAATCCTGATATCATAGCATTCCAACAAATGAGATCTCTTATCGGCATTTCATCAAACACCTTCTCTGCTATATCTAAACAACCACATTTCCCATACATATCAATAAGAGCAGTTCCTAACTTAATACTCGAtcccattttcaacttcttcacatATCTATGAATCCATACCCCAATATCAGCACAACCCAAATGAGCACAAGCAGAAAGTACACTAACAAGAATAGCCTCATCTGGTTCAATTCCACTCATTTGCATTTGTCTAAACAATTGTAACCCTTCTTTGAAGCAATTATTTTGTACATAACAAGATATCATACACCCCCAAACTCCTCTATCCTTCACTAAGCATTCATCAAAAACCAATCTTGCTTCATAAACATCCCCTCTTTTTGCATACCCACAAATCAAAACAGTCCAAGAAACAACACAATTACAAGGAATCTCATAAAAAACAGATCTTGCAGCTTCCACATTGTCAAAACAAGTGTAGAAACCAATTAAACTATTACCCACAAAAGTATCAATCAAGAACCCTAATTTCAAGATTTGCCCATGAACCAATTCACCAAGATGTAAACTTTTCATCCTTCCACAAGCTTTTAAGACATAAGGGAGTGTGTAGTTATCAGGGTACATCCCAATTTTCAACATGTTTCTGTATATCTCTGTGATTCTGTTGAcctcatcatcacctttgagtaAGAATGATTTGATCATTGTATTGAATATGCAAATTGTGGGTTCTTGTATTTGTTCAAAGATTTTAAAGCCATAAACTGGGCTACCAAGATTAGGATGTGAACAGAAAGCTAACAGTCTGCTTAAAGCAAAACTGTTTTCCCCAAGTCCACATGTGATTACTTGTCCATGTGCTTGCTTGAGTTGCTtcatatttttgcatttttctagTAGGAAAAGGCACCTTCTTGTGCATATTAACATTAGCTTTTgctaaagtttcaattttttttaaagaagggGAAGGCTTTATATTGCAGCAGCATTCactataagtatttttttttttaaaaatgaaaccAGGTAACTTACAAAAATCTAACTAGCTTAGCAGCTAGATCTTTAGATACACG
This genomic window contains:
- the LOC101268274 gene encoding pentatricopeptide repeat-containing protein At2g20540-like, which produces MLICTRRCLFLLEKCKNMKQLKQAHGQVITCGLGENSFALSRLLAFCSHPNLGSPVYGFKIFEQIQEPTICIFNTMIKSFLLKGDDEVNRITEIYRNMLKIGMYPDNYTLPYVLKACGRMKSLHLGELVHGQILKLGFLIDTFVGNSLIGFYTCFDNVEAARSVFYEIPCNCVVSWTVLICGYAKRGDVYEARLVFDECLVKDRGVWGCMISCYVQNNCFKEGLQLFRQMQMSGIEPDEAILVSVLSACAHLGCADIGVWIHRYVKKLKMGSSIKLGTALIDMYGKCGCLDIAEKVFDEMPIRDLICWNAMISGFAVNGNGLKALKLFNEMQKFRIRPDDVTFLSMFTACSYAGMANEGLNLLNLMCNVYHIEPKGEHYGCIIDVLSRAGLLEEARKIVQNMPNSSAPSEEAIAWRALLSASGNHGVVDLAEAAAERIVQLERHSGAYVLLSNIYVAAGKHDNARRIRKKMKSQYIGKVPGCSSLEINGVVHELIAGEKTHPQLVQIHQVLETINNHLDNSTHILHGYDH